The following are encoded together in the Blautia obeum ATCC 29174 genome:
- a CDS encoding cell wall hydrolase has product MRKTRLTGTHNDKDKSGREHNSSFHSFVSLSVCALTVIAVTGGCKLAGTEKHKVYAASENESSSLYSEDADYDLPSGIAGVVSGVNATPAAGSTVNRIGISCDDVIVGQRVRKVTSSAVEMNVSESMATTVDTFDAKVVSASSSAKLMSDEDYENLLQIVEAEAGTEDLKGRILVANVIMNRVKYPEFPDNATDVIWQYIDGVAQFSPIADGRISEVVPSDETKEAVKQALEGVDYSDGALFFIQRSAAAKNNIQWFDKNLKKLFKHGVHEFYTYPEAAQQ; this is encoded by the coding sequence ATGAGAAAAACAAGATTGACAGGAACCCATAACGATAAGGATAAAAGCGGCAGAGAACACAATTCGTCTTTTCATAGCTTTGTTTCTCTGAGTGTCTGTGCCCTGACAGTGATCGCCGTAACAGGTGGATGCAAGCTGGCAGGAACTGAGAAACATAAAGTATATGCCGCTTCAGAGAACGAAAGCAGCAGCCTGTACAGTGAAGATGCGGATTATGACCTTCCGTCAGGGATTGCGGGTGTGGTTTCCGGAGTCAATGCAACGCCGGCAGCAGGTTCGACCGTAAACCGTATCGGAATTTCCTGCGATGACGTAATTGTTGGTCAGCGTGTGCGAAAAGTTACAAGCAGTGCCGTAGAAATGAATGTCAGTGAATCTATGGCGACGACTGTGGATACATTTGATGCAAAAGTTGTTTCTGCATCGTCTTCCGCAAAACTGATGTCGGATGAGGATTATGAGAATCTACTTCAGATTGTAGAGGCAGAAGCGGGCACAGAAGATCTGAAGGGAAGGATCCTGGTTGCAAATGTTATCATGAATCGTGTGAAATATCCGGAATTTCCGGACAATGCAACAGATGTTATCTGGCAGTACATAGATGGTGTGGCACAGTTTTCTCCAATCGCGGATGGAAGGATTTCGGAAGTAGTTCCGTCGGATGAGACGAAAGAAGCAGTGAAACAGGCACTGGAAGGCGTGGATTATTCAGATGGAGCACTGTTCTTTATCCAGAGATCTGCGGCAGCGAAGAATAATATTCAGTGGTTTGACAAAAATCTTAAAAAATTATTCAAGCACGGTGTACATGAATTTTACACTTATCCGGAGGCTGCACAACAGTAG